From a region of the Arachis ipaensis cultivar K30076 chromosome B09, Araip1.1, whole genome shotgun sequence genome:
- the LOC107615613 gene encoding uncharacterized protein LOC107615613, with the protein MDFTKVGIARKLQLEELECLRMEAYENTRIYKEQTKAFHDLHIRKKDFKEGDEVLLYNSRLRFMHGNLRSRWDGPFKVNEVKPYGVVELFYPQSGTTFKVNGHRVKNYHGYKSPKELEVYLLQDAPKGGEA; encoded by the coding sequence ATGGATTTCACCAAGGTGGGTATAGCCAGAAAATTGCAACTGGAGGAGCTTGAATGTCTTAGAATGGAGGCATATGAGAACACTCGAATTTACAAGGAGCAAACTAAGGCATTCCATGATCTCCATATCCGCAAGAAGGATTTCAAGGAAGGTGACGAAGTTCTCTTATacaactctagactcagattcATGCATGGAAATCTCCGTTCAAGGTGGGATGGTCCATTTAAGGTAAATGAGGTGAAGCCCTATGGTGTGGTCGAATTATTCTACCCTCAAAGTGGTACAACATTCAAGGTGAATGGCCATAGGGTAAAGAACTATCATGGCTATAAATCACCGAAGGAGTTGGAGGTGTACCTACTTCAGGATGCACCCAAAGGAGGAGAAGCTTAA